From Paenibacillus graminis:
ATAGCCGCGAGTGAAGTCAACAGCACCACTGAAGTCAAGAGTTACACCTTTGAGGTATTCTTTAGTCAGGGAGTTGTTAGTGTAGTAGTAAATCGGCATGATAACCATATCATCCTGAATCAGCATTTTTTCAGCTGCTGCAAAGTCTTCTTGGCGTTTCGCCAGGTCAGAGTTTGTTTTCGCATCAGTGATCAGTTTGTCATACTCAGGGTTGGCGTAGCCGGCATCATTGTTACCGCCGCCTGTTACAAACATATCCAGGAAGGTCATTGGATCATTGTAATCCGCTGTCCAGCCGGCACGAGCGATCTGGTAGTTCTGGCTTTGACGGTTATCGATAAATACAGCCCACTCTTGGTTCACAGTGTTTACAGTAATGCCAAGATTATTTTTCCACATATCAGCAATTGCCAGAGCAATTTTCTTATGGTTTTCACTTGTGTTGTAAGACAGATCAACTGGAGGCAGTGCAGTCAGACCTTCTTCTTTCAGGCCTTCGGCAAGCAAGGTTTTAGCTTGTTCCACATCTTCAGTGAAGTAGCTGTCTTTAACAGTATTGCGGTATTCACCGTCAACACCAGCAATCCCCGGTGGCACTAAACCAAAGGCAGGAAGCTGTCCGCCCAAAGTAATGTTATCGATCAGGGCCTGACGGTTGATTGCCATAGTTAGTGCTTTACGAATCTTAACGTTGCTGAAAGGTTTTTCGGTAGTGTTGAAATAGTAGTAATAAGTCGCTGCAATACCTTTGGAAACAAACTCATTAGGGAGCTCTTTTTTGACAATAGGAAGTTGCTCTGATGGAATTTCACCATTAGGGTTACCGGCACGGTCAAGCTCGCCGTTTTTATAGCTCAGCAATTCAGTTGCGCCACTGTTAACAATGGAGAAGTCAATTTTGCTAAGTTTAATGGAAGCTGCGTCCCAATATTTTTCGTTTTTAGTCACTTGAATGGCTTGACCAGTAGTCCATTCAGTCAGTGTGAATGCACCGTTGGTGATCATTGTGTCTTTGTTGGTTGCCCACTTCGGATTACCCTCAACGGATTTGTGCACAGGGTAATAAGTGTAGAAAGACAGCAATCCAAGGAAGTAAGGTGTTGGAGATTTCAGCGTAACTTCAAGAGTTTTCGCATCAACGGCTTTTACGCCCACTTGGCTAAAATCTGTAACTTTTTTAGTGTAGTATTCTTCAGCATTTTTCAGGTAGTACAACTGATAAGCGTAAGGTGCAGTAGGATTTGTGTTAGGGTCGAGTACGATTTTCCATCCGCGAACGAAGTCTGCTGCTTCTACAGGATCGCCATTGCTCCATTGAGCATCACGGAGGTGAAAGGTATATACCAGACCGTCAGCGGAAATGTCCCACTTCTCAGCAATGCCCGGCTCAGCTTGACCAGTTTCGTCATTCATGCGGGTCAAACCTTCATACATCGTTTTCAAAACAGTATTTGCTTGGCTGTCTTGAGCTTGCGCCGGATCAAATGTAGGTGGTTCTGAAGTCAGGTTGACTCTAAGTGTTTGGTCAGCAGCCAATTTCTCGTCACCGGTTGCGGTGCCTGTGTTCGTGCTGCCTTCATTGCCTGGCGCGTTAGTCGCCGCAGCGTTGCCGTTGTTTGCCTTGTTTCCGCCGCAGCCAGCAAGCACTGTGCCGATCACGAGAACCAATGCAATCATGAGCAATAGACTTTTACTCTTCTTCATCTAGCAGTTCCCCCTAAATAGAATGTGGTATATGGTTTATGATTATACAACCAGTGGTCAAAAAAATCTAGAGCAATATTTTCTGAAAACACTTTTTTTTAAAAAGTTAAAAATTTTGTGACATTGACGCTTCACCGGAGCAATGGAACATTACATGGCTTGTGATATGTAATGGACAAGGCCTACGACCATAAACAGCACGTACATCGTTCCCATAAAAAAGAATGACAGCCTCCACACAGCCCGGAATAACCGTTTTCCGTCCACATTGCCTTTGAGGCGATTCTGGGCGCCTCCAATCAGTCCAGCGGATATTAATACAATAAGTAGTATAAGATAAAACCCGAAATGCGATTCAAAAATGGTATTAAACAAAGCCGACACAGAAAAAAATAAAAATAAAGTCGTAATATCCATAGCGAGTAAAAAGGTATTTCTCTTTTCTTTTCGGAGACCTACCCCTATGAAATATACAATTAAAAAAGGAACAACCGGAATAACGCTTAATGAAATGAACGAATTCCGCAGCAATTCCAAACAGCCTCACCTCTCCTTCACATTCATGCCTTCTACCAACCGGCAAATCCAGCGGTGTAAAGGGACCGCGATACCAGCTCTATCCGCCATCTCTACAATACTCCCGTTAATCCAGCGAATTTCCGTTGCTCTTGAAGCCAGAACATCGGCCAGCATCGATGAAGTGTTGCCAGAGGTCGCCCGGCAAACCTCCAGTATGCCTTCCCACGCATGAACGTCATAAGTGATGCCGCAGGCATCATATACGCTTGCAGCCTCGCGGTACAGTTCTTTCATTAACTGTACACGTTCTGCGGAGGCCGTCAGCTCACCGTTCTGGATACGCCAGATTGCTGTAAGCGGGTTAATCACAGCATTGAACAGCAGCTTCCGGTAAATCATGGTATCCACTTCTTTCGACATCCAGGCGCGGAATCCTGCTGCAACAAGCGCCTTAGTTAAACTAATTGCCGCTGAATCCTCCTCCGATCCTCCTTTTTCCACATTTATGTTTATGTTTCTTCTTTTCCCTATAATTGTTTCCCCGGTCCCCGCATGAATAATCTCTGTTAATGTTTTCCTCTTGGCCGCTTCCGTGGTCACTGCTGCCCAGACTGAAGCCTGAGGCAAGAGCTCCTGAAGCAGCTCCAGGTGGCCATTGCCATTCTGAAAACAAACCGCATGGAGTCTGGTATCCCGAAGAGGGGCAAGAATCTCAGGCAATGTATCGTGAAAAACATTCTGTTTAAGCATAATCGCCGTCCAGTCCCCCGGCACCCGGCTTACTGTTTCTGCAAATTTGTCTATAACCCCTGCCCGCAAGCTGCTGCCCGCAAGATGAAGAGGAAGACTTCCGTCCTCATAGCTTATGGTAATGCCATGCCGGGATAATTCCCCCGCCTGTTCATCACTCCGGCACCACAGTCTGACCTCTGCTCCAGCGTGAATAAGCTTCCCGGCCAGCAGAAGCCCAAGTGAGCCTGCGCCAATAATATCGATTTTCATGCTGACACCTGCCGTCTTTAAGCAATTTTCCTAATTATATCCTTCGTTCTCCCGTAAAAGCAAAACTGGTCTTGTAAGTACAAAAAACCCGCAAACGCGGGCCGTAAGCCACTGCATGCGGGTTTTGACGGGACATGTGAGTTTATTCAATCCGTTCCAGATTGCCGTTTGCATCCATTTTGAAGCGGGTCTTCATTTCCTCTTCTTCTTCATTAAGAAAAGCGAGCCTCCGCGCCCGGTCCATGATTTGGATAAGCGCCTTGTAATCATCGTTGACTACACGGTAATCACTTTGGGCCAGATTAACCTCTTTGGATAACCTTTCATTTTCCAGCCTAAGCTCAGTTAATTCATCTTCCTTCTCCCGCAAATCCCTTTCGAGCATTTTGAGCTGGCGGCCTGCTTCCTGAAAGCTGCCCTTCCACTGTCTCAGGAACCGGATTACGGCATCAATGGACAATGAATTTTCACCCAGCTCCTCGCTGCGGCTGTATTCCTCTTCAATGTCTCCGAGAATGAGACCTGCAACCTGTGCGCCTCTGGCGGAAGGCTGCTTTTTCAAGTAACTCCGCTTCTGGCGTTGGCTTTTGGCAATACCAATTGCATCTTCATAGCTTTTGCGAACACAGCTGTTCCAGCGAAATCCGCATGCCGCCGAGGTTCTGCCGATTTTTTCACCCACCTCTTCAAAAGCAGCAAGCTGTGTGCTGCCTTCCCGGATATGACGCAGCGTTATTTCGGCCAATATCAAATCATCTTCTGCGCTCCAAGCGTCCTGTCTAACGGCTGTCATAAAGCCTAACCCTCCTAACAACATCATGAAATAACCATCTTCATAACCGGCAGCTCCGCCGGATAGTGAATAGGATAAAAGCTGCTTACTCCATTTCTATGCCTCTATTAGAGTTCATAGAATCTATTTGATACTAAATTGTATTTCCATTTTGGCGGAACATCATACTTGTTATGCTATAAATTCTCTATTTTAATTCCCGAGCATGAAGTCTATAACAAAAGTCATATTTATCCTGTTATCACAACTTTTTTTCAATGAATTCGTTTACACCGTTTGTTTAAGCAGTTATAATAAGCTCAAATAAGGATTGCCGGATACTACAGGAGGGGGATGTTCTCTTGGACCGCATGTTTCGTGTCTTGGGTTTTTTCACGCTCGTTATTGGACTCATGGCTTTTGCCGGGGATTTGAAGGAAATGGCCCTGCTTTTCTTTTTGCAAACCGCTTTTTTCGTCATCCTGGGATATATGAAATTTACGGAGAAGACCTACATCCTGCTTTTCTGGGGATATATGATTTTGACATTCACCGGCTTCAGCTACTGGACCATTTTTGAAATGGGCCTGCCGTTGTAAGCTCTTTTAATGCAAAACAGGAAACGGAGGCTGTTCCTTACATAAGGAACGCTTCCGTTTTTTTGTGCGAATACACTAGGACCCGGATAGAAAAGAGGGTATGATATTTTAACAGGGCTAATCATATAATTAGTAACATGCATATTTTGATCCCTATAAGGTGGTGGAGTGGTGCTATCCCGCAATATTCGAAGCCGTTATACTGTTATGCTGCTGATCCTGCTCTGCTTCACAGTGCTGCCGCTGACGCCTCCTGCCTTTTTGTCCGCTGATCCCGGTACGGGCCTGACGGCTGCGCCTCCTGTCGTGCCTGATAATCAAGAAACCCGCAGGCTGCTGGAACAAACCTTATCCTCCGCAGAAATTGAACAGGAGATTACCCGGATCAACGCTGAGCAAAGTGCCCTAGAACAACAAGCAGGTCTGCTGGAAAAAAAGGCCTCTGCTCAAAAAAATGCAATTACAGACCAGCAGGAACGGGCCGGTGCCATCATACGGTCTTATTATATGGGGGAAAGAGATGGACTCCTGGCAGCCGTGCTCTCGGCCAAAAGCATTAGCAGACTGCTGGCCTTGTATGATTATTATGAGATCGTGATCGGACGGGACCAAGATATTCTGTCTCAATATGAAAAAGAGTACAAAAAGCTGAAAGCGACCCTTGCTGCAGCACAGCGCAGCTCCCAAGAGCTTGCAGAGCTTAAAACCCTGTTGGAGGAGCAGAAGGCCCGTGTGGCCATTCTGAATGAAAATATTGAAAGCGGCATTCAATCCAGCAGTGATCCGGCAAGAATGAGCGCCTTATTAGAGGAGTTCACGAAGTATTGGGAAAATATCGGGATTCACGAAGTCAAAACTTATTTCAAAGCCCTGTCGTCCGCCATGAAGCACCTGCCGCAGTTCGTGCAAAGCCGTGACGGTCTCCTGACCCGTAAAGGCATGACCTTTAATCTGGCCTTAAAGGAAGAGGATTTGAACGGGTTCCTGGTGTCGCAAAACCCTTTGTTTCAGGATTTCGCCTTTCACTTCAACAACAATGAAGTCACTGCCTCCGGCAAAAGCGGAGGATTATCGATGACGCTGACCGGACATTATACAATCCAGGAGGAGCCGGTCAACGGGCTGATGTTCCATGTAGATCATGTGTTGTTCAACGGTCTGGAGCTCCCGGATACTACCCGCAAAGCGCTGGAGGAAGAATTCGACCTTGGTTTTTACCCGGAAAAAATCGTCTCCTTCCTTCGTGCTACCGAGGTAAGCAGTGCGGATGGCGTGCTGCATGTAAAGCTCTCACTTTCATTCTAAGGCTTCAGCCACCGCAGCGGTGTAACCTGCCGGGTCAAGCTTGCCTGTCAGCAGCTGTGTCACTGCCGCCGAGAGTTCCGTCCAGCCGCCTGCCGATTCATGCTCAAGGTCAGCTTCGTCAGTAAAGAGCAGCGCGGTGTCAAAAGGCAGCTTCACATTCTCCGGCAGCCCGGAACGGTACAGCTCGTCCAGCGCGGGAAGCCGCCCCGTATTCTTCAGCCATTCCAGCTGCGCAGAGCTTGAAGTGACATAAGCAAGCCATTGGACAGCGGCCTCCGGATTGCCGGACTGGGCCGGAAGAGCAAAGAAACGGCTGTGAATGGCCTCATACCTTAGCCCGCTGCTGTCAGTAAGCGGTGCTTCGGCAGCGAGTGATGAATTCCCGTGCAGCTGCCATTCGGACAATGGAAGAGCAGCAACTGCTATTTTGCCATCCTGCAGCATATCCCAGATATCTGAATTCGTATTGCTGGTGAGATAGAAATAGCTGCCCGCGTACTGCGTCCATTCCAGCAGAGCCGGATTAACAGACTGCAGGCTGCCGCCCATGCTCTCCAGAACAGCGGAATATCCATATGGATTGCGGGAATCCATCGCCAATAAATATTGCCGCTTATCGGGATGCTCCCGAATAACCTTAAGCAGCGCATTCCACTGCTCCAGGCTTCTGGGCAAGCCTGAGATTCCCAGTTCGGAG
This genomic window contains:
- a CDS encoding DUF3397 domain-containing protein; amino-acid sequence: MELLRNSFISLSVIPVVPFLIVYFIGVGLRKEKRNTFLLAMDITTLFLFFSVSALFNTIFESHFGFYLILLIVLISAGLIGGAQNRLKGNVDGKRLFRAVWRLSFFFMGTMYVLFMVVGLVHYISQAM
- a CDS encoding peptide ABC transporter substrate-binding protein, whose product is MKKSKSLLLMIALVLVIGTVLAGCGGNKANNGNAAATNAPGNEGSTNTGTATGDEKLAADQTLRVNLTSEPPTFDPAQAQDSQANTVLKTMYEGLTRMNDETGQAEPGIAEKWDISADGLVYTFHLRDAQWSNGDPVEAADFVRGWKIVLDPNTNPTAPYAYQLYYLKNAEEYYTKKVTDFSQVGVKAVDAKTLEVTLKSPTPYFLGLLSFYTYYPVHKSVEGNPKWATNKDTMITNGAFTLTEWTTGQAIQVTKNEKYWDAASIKLSKIDFSIVNSGATELLSYKNGELDRAGNPNGEIPSEQLPIVKKELPNEFVSKGIAATYYYYFNTTEKPFSNVKIRKALTMAINRQALIDNITLGGQLPAFGLVPPGIAGVDGEYRNTVKDSYFTEDVEQAKTLLAEGLKEEGLTALPPVDLSYNTSENHKKIALAIADMWKNNLGITVNTVNQEWAVFIDNRQSQNYQIARAGWTADYNDPMTFLDMFVTGGGNNDAGYANPEYDKLITDAKTNSDLAKRQEDFAAAEKMLIQDDMVIMPIYYYTNNSLTKEYLKGVTLDFSGAVDFTRGYLLEH
- a CDS encoding coiled-coil domain-containing protein — translated: MLSRNIRSRYTVMLLILLCFTVLPLTPPAFLSADPGTGLTAAPPVVPDNQETRRLLEQTLSSAEIEQEITRINAEQSALEQQAGLLEKKASAQKNAITDQQERAGAIIRSYYMGERDGLLAAVLSAKSISRLLALYDYYEIVIGRDQDILSQYEKEYKKLKATLAAAQRSSQELAELKTLLEEQKARVAILNENIESGIQSSSDPARMSALLEEFTKYWENIGIHEVKTYFKALSSAMKHLPQFVQSRDGLLTRKGMTFNLALKEEDLNGFLVSQNPLFQDFAFHFNNNEVTASGKSGGLSMTLTGHYTIQEEPVNGLMFHVDHVLFNGLELPDTTRKALEEEFDLGFYPEKIVSFLRATEVSSADGVLHVKLSLSF
- a CDS encoding RsfA family transcriptional regulator; the protein is MTAVRQDAWSAEDDLILAEITLRHIREGSTQLAAFEEVGEKIGRTSAACGFRWNSCVRKSYEDAIGIAKSQRQKRSYLKKQPSARGAQVAGLILGDIEEEYSRSEELGENSLSIDAVIRFLRQWKGSFQEAGRQLKMLERDLREKEDELTELRLENERLSKEVNLAQSDYRVVNDDYKALIQIMDRARRLAFLNEEEEEMKTRFKMDANGNLERIE
- a CDS encoding extracellular solute-binding protein is translated as MLRRRNYWLLFAILLLSLTSLSPSMELDTGEDTHPLKQQLNQSERPASGDKARIQSLNIRVSLSDEEFNELQRISNNYSLSSGIQVILSNVGNGEADGVLKQDLTIGQSPDIVMTDGRSITDLATQGYLLPVDIYQSVPGSAPLTTLIPQMQWNGYDWGVPLDIDPYVLVYSPQRLSELGISGLPRSLEQWNALLKVIREHPDKRQYLLAMDSRNPYGYSAVLESMGGSLQSVNPALLEWTQYAGSYFYLTSNTNSDIWDMLQDGKIAVAALPLSEWQLHGNSSLAAEAPLTDSSGLRYEAIHSRFFALPAQSGNPEAAVQWLAYVTSSSAQLEWLKNTGRLPALDELYRSGLPENVKLPFDTALLFTDEADLEHESAGGWTELSAAVTQLLTGKLDPAGYTAAVAEALE
- a CDS encoding ketopantoate reductase family protein, with the translated sequence MKIDIIGAGSLGLLLAGKLIHAGAEVRLWCRSDEQAGELSRHGITISYEDGSLPLHLAGSSLRAGVIDKFAETVSRVPGDWTAIMLKQNVFHDTLPEILAPLRDTRLHAVCFQNGNGHLELLQELLPQASVWAAVTTEAAKRKTLTEIIHAGTGETIIGKRRNININVEKGGSEEDSAAISLTKALVAAGFRAWMSKEVDTMIYRKLLFNAVINPLTAIWRIQNGELTASAERVQLMKELYREAASVYDACGITYDVHAWEGILEVCRATSGNTSSMLADVLASRATEIRWINGSIVEMADRAGIAVPLHRWICRLVEGMNVKER
- a CDS encoding DUF2626 domain-containing protein, translating into MDRMFRVLGFFTLVIGLMAFAGDLKEMALLFFLQTAFFVILGYMKFTEKTYILLFWGYMILTFTGFSYWTIFEMGLPL